One part of the Macrobrachium rosenbergii isolate ZJJX-2024 chromosome 3, ASM4041242v1, whole genome shotgun sequence genome encodes these proteins:
- the LOC136828244 gene encoding pro-resilin-like, with translation MALKAILVAALAVTSVLADAPPSYRAPAPAYGAPSPSKAPTPAYKTPSPSYNAPAPTGPARYDFNYAVKDDYSGNDFGHQEARDGYDTKGTYYVQLPDGRLQKVTYYVNGDSGYVAEVSYQGEAQYPQSSYRAPAPSYGAPSPSYQAPTPAYRPPSPSYNAPAPAVGTPPSYRAPAPAYGAPSPSKAPTPAYRTPSPSYNAPVFNQGPARYDFNYAVKDDYSGNDFGHQEARDGYDTKGTYYVQLPDGRLQKVTYYVNGDSGYVAQVSYQGEAQYPQYQPSGGYKPAPKPGYA, from the exons GCAATCCTCGTGGCCGCTTTAGCAGTCACTTCAGTCCTTGCTGATGCTCCACCCTCTTATCGAGCTCCTGCTCCTGCTTACGGAGCACCCTCTCCTTCTAAAGCTCCAACTCCTGCCTACAAAACACCTTCACCCTCTTATAATGCTCCAGCTCCAACG GGTCCAGCTCGGTACGACTTCAACTACGCCGTGAAGGACGACTACTCAGGAAACGACTTCGGACACCAGGAGGCTCGAGATGGCTACGACACCAAGGGAACTTATTACGTGCAGCTTCCCGACGGCCGTCTGCAGAAGGTCACTTACTACGTTAACGGCGACTCTGGGTACGTGGCCGAAGTCTCCTACCAAGGAGAGGCTCAGTACCCTCAGT CTTCCTATAGAGCTCCTGCTCCTTCCTACGGAGCACCCTCACCCTCTTATCAAGCTCCAACTCCTGCctacagaccaccttcaccttcTTATAATGCTCCAGCTCCAGCGGTAGGGA CTCCACCCTCTTATCGAGCTCCTGCTCCTGCTTACGGAGCACCCTCTCCTTCTAAAGCTCCAACTCCTGCCTACAGAACACCTTCACCTTCTTATAACGCTCCAG tatttaaccAGGGTCCAGCTCGGTACGACTTCAACTACGCCGTGAAGGACGACTACTCAGGAAACGACTTCGGACACCAGGAGGCTCGAGACGGCTACGACACCAAGGGAACTTATTACGTGCAGCTTCCCGACGGCCGTCTGCAGAAGGTCACTTACTACGTCAACGGCGACTCTGGGTACGTGGCTCAAGTCTCCTACCAAGGAGAGGCTCAGTACCCTCAATATCAGCCCTCAGGAGGATACAAACCTGCCCCTAAACCTGGATATGCCTAA